From the genome of Leptodactylus fuscus isolate aLepFus1 chromosome 1, aLepFus1.hap2, whole genome shotgun sequence, one region includes:
- the MLEC gene encoding malectin, with translation MPSVPVRGPLAVLLLAVLAPLAVLGAGLGDKVIWAVNAGGEAHVDVHGIHYRKDPLEGRVGRASDYGLKLPILRSVPEDQILYQTERYNEDTFGYEIPIREEGEYVLVLKFAEVYFAQSQQKVFDVRVNGHNVVKDLDIFDRVGHSTAHDEIIPIVIKKGKLTVQGEVSTFTGKLNVEFVKGYYDNPKVCALYLMKGTIDEVPKLQPHPGLEKKEEEEDDEEEESPSTRRNTKKSVQSGPRTPNPYASDNSSLMFPILVAFGVFIPTLFCLCRL, from the exons ATGCCTAGTGTACCAGTCCGGGGCCCGCTGGCCGTGCTGCTGCTCGCTGTACTCGCTCCTCTTGCGGTACTTGGAGCTGGTCTGGGTGACAAGGTGATCTGGGCTGTCAATGCTGGGGGCGAGGCCCATGTGGACGTGCACGGCATCCACTACCGGAAGGACCCGCTGGAGGGCAGAGTGGGCAGAG CCTCAGACTATGGATTGAAGTTGCCAATACTACGCTCCGTCCCGGAAGATCAGATTCTGTACCAGACAGAGAGGTATAATGAAGACACCTTTGGCTATGAGATCCCTATCCGAGAAGAAGGAGAATATGTCTTAGTGTTAAAGTTTGCTGAGGTGTACTTTGCGCAGTCACAGCAGAAG GTGTTTGATGTACGTGTAAATGGTCATAATGTGGTGAAAGATCTAGATATATTTGACCGGGTTGGACACAGTACGGCACATGATGAGATCATCCCCATCGTCATCAAGAAGGGAAAGCTTACTGTCCAAGGAGAAGTCTCCACCTTTACAGGGAAGCTCAATGTGGAGTTTGTAAAG ggatATTATGATAATCCCAAAGTCTGTGCTCTATACCTTATGAAAGGAACAATAGATG AGGTCCCAAAGCTTCAGCCTCACCCTGGTctagaaaagaaagaagaggaggaagatgatgaAGAGGAGGAAAGCCCTAGTACAAGAAGAAATACCAAGAAAAGTGTGCAGTCTGGTCCTCGCACTCCTAACCCTTATGCCTCAGACAACAGCAGCCTCATGTTTCCAATTCTGGTGGCCTTTGGAGTGTTTATCCCCACACTCTTCTGCTTGTGCCGGCTATAG